GCACATCCTCCTCCTTCTCCAGTTCGGCCTCGAGGTCGGACGGGAAGATGTTGAAGCCGCCCGAGATGATCATGTCCTTGGAGCGGCCGACCAATTCGACGAAACCTTCGGCATCGACGCGGCCGATATCGCCCATGCGCTGCCACACCTCACCGGTCGCAGGATCGGTCCAGTAGCCTTCGCGGGTTTTCTCGGGCTGGTTCTTGTAGCCGCTCATCATGGTCTGTGACCTGCCGACCAGATTGCCGGCAACGCCCGGAGGTACTTCGCGATCCTCGTCATCGAGCACCTTGAGTTCGCTCCCCGGCGCGGGACGACCGACCGTGTGCAGCTTGTCCGGAAACTCATGGGCCGCGAGCAGGCACACTACGCCGCCTTCGGTCATGGAATAGATCTCGATCAGCGCGCCCGGCATCCGGCGAAGTACCTCACCCTTGAGCGAGGCGGAGAATGGCGCGCTGGTGCAATATTTGAGCGCCAGTGCCGACAGGTCATGCTCGTCGAAACCGGGGTGTTCCATCAGCCGCTGGTACTGCACCGGGACCAGCATGGTGACAGTGGTTCGGTCGCTCTCCGCATGCGCCAGCCAGCGTGCGCAATCGAACTTGCCCATGATCCGCAGCGTCCCGCCCGCCAACATTGCGGCGAGGAAGGCCACCATGGTGGTGTTCGAATAGAGGGGGGTGGAGGAGAGCGAGCGTACCTCCAGCCCCGCGGCGAGATAGCTCGTTGCCGTCGGCGCAAACTGGCGCCAGCGCATCTGGTGCGAATGGACGATGCCCTTGGGAATCCCCGTCGTGCCGGAAGAATAGATGATGTTGAACGGATCGCCCGGCCGGGGATCGAACGGCGGCGCGGTGGTTCCTTCCGGCGCCATCCAACGGTCGAGATCCTCCAGCGCGATGTGATCAAGCCCGGGCATGAATTCCGCGCCCAGATCGGCGCGCTTGGCCGCGTCAATGAACAGGTGTCGCGCACCGCTGTCGCCCGCCATGCCTTCGAGCTGGTCGCGACTGGCACTGGTGGTCAGCGGCGCCGCAACCCCGCCGGCGCGGACCGCGGCAAGGAACACCAGCGCATAGTTAATGCAGCTCGTCCCGAGGATCGCGA
This region of Altererythrobacter sp. CAU 1644 genomic DNA includes:
- a CDS encoding class I adenylate-forming enzyme family protein, producing MIETLQAEFGSFSAALSDWAASQPGKPALRDEDGEITWAELDDRMERIAAQLVETGLERGQSVAILGTSCINYALVFLAAVRAGGVAAPLTTSASRDQLEGMAGDSGARHLFIDAAKRADLGAEFMPGLDHIALEDLDRWMAPEGTTAPPFDPRPGDPFNIIYSSGTTGIPKGIVHSHQMRWRQFAPTATSYLAAGLEVRSLSSTPLYSNTTMVAFLAAMLAGGTLRIMGKFDCARWLAHAESDRTTVTMLVPVQYQRLMEHPGFDEHDLSALALKYCTSAPFSASLKGEVLRRMPGALIEIYSMTEGGVVCLLAAHEFPDKLHTVGRPAPGSELKVLDDEDREVPPGVAGNLVGRSQTMMSGYKNQPEKTREGYWTDPATGEVWQRMGDIGRVDAEGFVELVGRSKDMIISGGFNIFPSDLEAELEKEEDVLEAAVVGMPSQRWGETPVGFVTLGDGARDCEAICAAVNSRLGKTQRLAGLYAIEEMPRSHIGKLLKSELREEAARREFAG